The Gracilimonas sp. genome contains a region encoding:
- a CDS encoding VOC family protein yields the protein MKKRVTGLGGIFFKSEDPEKSKAWYKKHLGIENGQYGGTFEWRHAENPDKKGFTAWSIFDHKTEYTHPSKKDFMINYRVENLEELLKTLNEEGVDIIGEMEVFEYGKFGWIMDPNGIKIELWEPNDEEFDKIKGETNLSS from the coding sequence ATGAAAAAACGAGTAACAGGACTTGGTGGGATCTTTTTTAAAAGTGAAGATCCTGAGAAATCAAAAGCATGGTATAAGAAGCATCTTGGTATAGAAAACGGACAGTATGGCGGAACCTTTGAATGGCGACACGCTGAAAACCCGGATAAAAAGGGATTCACCGCCTGGAGTATCTTTGACCATAAAACCGAATACACCCATCCCAGTAAAAAGGACTTCATGATTAATTACCGGGTTGAGAATCTCGAAGAACTCTTAAAAACGCTGAACGAAGAAGGAGTTGATATAATCGGTGAAATGGAAGTCTTTGAATACGGGAAATTCGGCTGGATTATGGATCCTAACGGAATCAAAATTGAGCTTTGGGAGCCAAATGATGAGGAATTTGACAAGATTAAAGGGGAAACAAATCTTAGCAGTTGA
- the pckA gene encoding phosphoenolpyruvate carboxykinase (ATP), with translation MSAQKFDLSTHDIKVKNILRNPAPATFYEEAIKYDKGSAITREGALVVRSGKRTGRSPADKRVVDTPENHDDIWWSNVNISLDEKTFDINHQRATDYLNTCKRLYVIDGFAGWDPEYRLKVRIIAERPYHGLFMHNMLIRPTKEELADFGEPDFVVYNAGKFPANRYTQGMTSDASVDVNFKKKEMVILGTEYAGEMKKGIFTVMHYLMPKKNVLSMHCSANEGNSDDDVALFFGLSGTGKTTLSADSNRKLIGDDEHCWSDRGIFNIEGGCYAKTINLSEENEPEIFNAIKFGTVLENVGYDKETREVDYKDVSITQNTRASYPIEYISNAKIPCVSGHPKNIIFLTYDAFGVLPPVSKLTPEQAMYHFISGYTAKVAGTEVGVTEPEATFSACFGAAFLVWPPAKYAEMLAEKMRTHGSSAWLVNTGLTGGPYGKGSRMNLKSTRAIIDAIHAGKLDDVDSVPDEVFGFEIPTECPNVPAEILLPRNTWDDPYEYDKQAEKLGKLFEKNFEKYKADSSEDIINAGPKVGVEA, from the coding sequence ATGTCTGCACAAAAATTTGACCTGTCTACTCATGACATCAAAGTTAAAAATATACTTAGAAATCCTGCCCCGGCTACGTTTTACGAAGAGGCTATCAAATACGATAAAGGGTCTGCAATTACCAGGGAAGGGGCACTGGTTGTCCGTTCAGGAAAAAGGACCGGAAGAAGTCCGGCCGATAAGCGCGTGGTGGATACCCCCGAAAACCATGATGATATTTGGTGGAGTAATGTAAATATTTCACTGGATGAGAAAACATTTGATATCAATCATCAACGGGCTACGGATTATTTGAATACCTGTAAACGGCTGTATGTGATCGATGGGTTTGCCGGATGGGACCCTGAATATCGATTGAAAGTTCGAATTATAGCCGAGCGCCCATATCACGGACTATTCATGCATAATATGTTAATTCGTCCGACCAAGGAAGAATTGGCTGATTTTGGCGAGCCCGATTTTGTGGTGTACAACGCCGGGAAATTCCCTGCCAATAGATACACTCAGGGCATGACTTCCGACGCCAGTGTAGATGTTAATTTTAAGAAAAAAGAAATGGTCATTCTGGGGACGGAATATGCCGGCGAGATGAAGAAAGGTATTTTTACCGTTATGCATTACCTGATGCCCAAAAAAAATGTGCTTTCCATGCACTGTTCTGCGAATGAAGGAAACAGCGATGATGATGTAGCATTGTTCTTTGGTTTATCCGGGACCGGTAAAACAACACTATCTGCCGATAGCAACCGAAAGCTGATTGGTGATGATGAGCACTGTTGGAGTGACCGGGGCATATTTAATATTGAAGGAGGTTGCTATGCAAAAACCATCAATCTTTCAGAAGAAAATGAGCCTGAAATCTTCAACGCCATAAAATTTGGCACCGTCCTCGAAAATGTGGGTTATGATAAAGAAACCCGGGAAGTGGATTACAAAGATGTTTCCATCACCCAAAACACCAGGGCTTCTTACCCCATTGAGTATATCTCAAATGCGAAGATCCCGTGCGTATCCGGGCATCCGAAGAACATCATATTTTTAACCTATGATGCCTTTGGTGTACTGCCACCGGTAAGTAAACTTACTCCTGAGCAGGCGATGTACCATTTCATAAGCGGTTATACGGCAAAAGTTGCGGGAACCGAAGTGGGGGTAACTGAACCTGAAGCAACATTTTCAGCATGTTTTGGAGCGGCCTTCCTGGTTTGGCCACCGGCTAAATATGCGGAAATGCTGGCTGAGAAAATGCGTACCCATGGATCAAGTGCCTGGCTGGTGAATACCGGTTTAACGGGAGGGCCGTATGGCAAAGGAAGCCGTATGAACCTTAAAAGTACCCGGGCGATCATTGATGCAATTCATGCAGGTAAATTGGACGATGTGGATAGTGTACCGGATGAAGTATTCGGATTCGAAATTCCCACAGAGTGCCCGAATGTACCGGCTGAAATTCTGTTACCACGGAATACCTGGGATGACCCCTACGAATACGATAAACAGGCTGAAAAACTTGGCAAGCTCTTTGAAAAGAACTTCGAAAAGTATAAAGCAGACAGTAGTGAAGACATAATTAACGCCGGCCCTAAGGTGGGAGTTGAAGCCTAA
- the hemB gene encoding porphobilinogen synthase, protein MKYPNNRLRRNRRTPAIREMVQENRLHPSDFIAPIFIMEGENQKEEISSMPGYYRYSLDTLGSELEELIEVGIKSVLLFVKVPDSKKDNKGKEALNEMGLMQRSVRFMKENYPDLWVMTDVAMDPYSSYGHDGIVEGDEIVNDPSVKVLAKMAVSHAKAGADMVAPSDMMDGRIGAMRTALDEAGYENTGIMAYSAKYASSFYGPFRDALDSAPGFGDKKTYQMNPANVDEALREVELDIEEGADIVMVKPGMPYLDVVRAVKQNFNIPVSVYNVSGEYAMIKAAAEKGWLNEEEVMMESLLAFKRAGADLIATYFAKQAAKLIKDQ, encoded by the coding sequence ATGAAATACCCCAACAACCGTTTACGACGAAATCGCCGCACCCCGGCCATTCGTGAGATGGTGCAGGAAAACCGCTTGCATCCATCTGATTTCATTGCTCCGATTTTCATTATGGAGGGAGAAAATCAGAAAGAGGAAATTTCCAGCATGCCGGGTTATTACCGGTATTCGTTAGATACCCTTGGTTCAGAGTTGGAGGAGCTGATTGAAGTTGGAATTAAATCGGTATTGTTGTTTGTGAAAGTACCGGATTCCAAAAAGGACAATAAAGGTAAAGAGGCATTAAACGAAATGGGACTCATGCAGCGTTCCGTTCGGTTCATGAAAGAAAATTATCCTGATTTATGGGTGATGACGGATGTAGCTATGGACCCGTATTCTTCCTACGGGCATGATGGAATTGTGGAAGGGGATGAAATTGTGAACGATCCATCGGTGAAGGTACTTGCTAAGATGGCGGTAAGTCATGCCAAGGCAGGAGCCGATATGGTGGCTCCCTCTGACATGATGGACGGCCGAATCGGAGCCATGCGAACGGCTTTGGATGAAGCCGGTTATGAAAACACCGGAATTATGGCGTACAGTGCAAAATATGCTTCTTCTTTTTATGGCCCGTTTCGGGATGCCTTGGATTCAGCTCCCGGATTTGGAGATAAAAAAACCTATCAAATGAACCCCGCCAATGTTGATGAAGCACTTCGCGAGGTAGAGTTGGATATCGAAGAAGGGGCAGATATTGTGATGGTGAAACCCGGGATGCCATACCTGGATGTGGTGCGGGCCGTCAAACAGAATTTCAATATTCCGGTCTCAGTATATAATGTGTCCGGAGAGTATGCAATGATCAAAGCTGCAGCGGAAAAAGGCTGGCTGAATGAGGAAGAGGTGATGATGGAGTCGTTGTTGGCCTTCAAGCGTGCCGGCGCAGATTTGATCGCGACCTATTTTGCCAAGCAAGCCGCGAAGTTGATCAAAGATCAATGA
- a CDS encoding ABC transporter ATP-binding protein: MISLRVNNLTKKFNRHTIFSGLNFEHKNGVLGISGANGSGKSTLLKCLAHLLRSTSGSIIWENDEHLMNQKQVKAHLGFAAPYINLYSELSVLENLRFLVEAGGFSADEHKLLELLEQVQIPHLADQLYGSLSTGQQQRSKLAAALVRDSHILMLDEPGSNLDEKGQALVSQIVKNATEAGKLVLLASNNPDEITLCHNVIKLS, encoded by the coding sequence ATGATTTCACTCCGGGTTAACAATCTTACAAAAAAATTCAACCGCCATACCATTTTTTCCGGGCTCAATTTTGAGCATAAAAATGGAGTGCTCGGGATTTCAGGAGCAAACGGGAGCGGGAAATCTACCCTGCTTAAATGCCTTGCCCATCTGTTACGATCAACCTCCGGTTCTATTATCTGGGAAAATGATGAACATTTAATGAACCAAAAACAGGTAAAAGCCCATTTGGGATTCGCAGCCCCCTATATAAATTTATACTCGGAGCTTTCTGTGCTCGAAAACTTGCGTTTCCTGGTTGAAGCCGGTGGTTTTTCTGCTGATGAACATAAATTACTGGAATTGCTTGAACAAGTTCAAATTCCGCATCTTGCTGATCAGCTCTATGGCAGCCTTTCAACCGGACAGCAGCAACGTTCTAAGCTGGCTGCCGCTTTAGTCCGGGACTCACACATTCTTATGCTTGATGAACCGGGTTCTAACCTCGATGAAAAAGGTCAAGCACTGGTTTCCCAAATTGTGAAAAATGCAACCGAGGCAGGGAAGTTAGTCCTGCTTGCCTCCAATAATCCCGATGAAATTACACTTTGCCATAATGTCATCAAATTGAGTTGA
- the hemL gene encoding glutamate-1-semialdehyde 2,1-aminomutase, which produces MNYKNSKDLYKRASKVIPGGVNSPVRAFNSVGGTPIFITKANGAYLWDEDGNKYIDYISSWGPMLLGHADPDVVNAVQQTAEHSTSFGAPTRLEVEMAELITSSVPGVDKVRMVNSGTEATMSAIRVARGYTGKNKFIKFKGNYHGHGDSFLIEAGSGALTMGQPSSPGVTEGTAKDTLNAEYNNLDSVKKLVEANKDDIAAIILEPIAGNMGCIPPKKGFLKGLRDLCDEHEIVLIFDEVMTGFRVDFKGAQKIYGVTADMVTYGKIIGAGLPVGAYGGKEEIMDYVAPTGPVYQAGTLSGNPLAMAAGITLLKKLKENPEIYEELEQKALVLANGIAQILESNKITYTINRVGSMVGVFYCEGPVETFDDANRTDKELFGKIFHGMLKRGVHLPPSPFEAFFLSNALTPEDISNTLAAFEETIAEITGNS; this is translated from the coding sequence ATGAATTACAAAAACAGCAAAGACCTATACAAACGAGCATCAAAGGTAATACCCGGCGGGGTGAATTCTCCTGTACGTGCCTTTAATAGTGTGGGAGGTACCCCGATTTTTATTACCAAAGCTAACGGTGCTTATTTGTGGGATGAAGACGGTAATAAATACATCGACTACATTAGTTCCTGGGGGCCGATGCTTTTGGGCCATGCTGACCCGGATGTGGTTAATGCGGTTCAGCAAACGGCGGAGCATTCTACCTCATTTGGAGCTCCAACCCGTCTTGAAGTAGAGATGGCAGAGTTGATTACCTCTTCAGTACCCGGTGTAGATAAAGTGCGCATGGTGAACTCGGGAACGGAAGCCACGATGAGTGCCATAAGGGTAGCCCGGGGTTATACCGGTAAAAATAAGTTCATCAAGTTTAAAGGAAATTATCACGGCCACGGAGACTCCTTCCTGATTGAAGCCGGAAGCGGTGCCTTGACGATGGGGCAACCGAGCAGCCCGGGGGTAACCGAGGGCACCGCCAAAGACACGTTGAATGCCGAGTACAACAATCTGGATTCGGTGAAGAAGCTTGTGGAAGCCAATAAAGATGATATAGCAGCCATCATCCTGGAACCCATTGCGGGAAATATGGGATGTATTCCGCCCAAAAAAGGATTTTTAAAAGGTCTTCGTGATTTATGTGATGAACATGAAATTGTTTTGATCTTTGATGAGGTTATGACCGGTTTCCGGGTAGATTTCAAAGGCGCCCAAAAAATCTATGGCGTTACGGCTGACATGGTAACCTACGGGAAGATTATCGGAGCGGGATTACCTGTGGGTGCCTATGGCGGAAAAGAAGAAATCATGGATTATGTGGCTCCGACAGGCCCGGTATATCAGGCAGGGACCTTATCCGGAAATCCGTTGGCGATGGCAGCCGGGATTACATTGTTGAAAAAGCTGAAAGAAAATCCGGAGATTTATGAGGAATTAGAGCAGAAGGCTTTAGTACTGGCTAATGGTATTGCGCAAATTCTGGAATCAAATAAGATCACATACACCATAAACCGCGTAGGTTCCATGGTTGGAGTGTTTTATTGTGAAGGTCCGGTGGAAACATTTGATGATGCCAATCGCACCGACAAAGAATTATTTGGTAAGATTTTTCATGGCATGCTGAAGCGTGGGGTTCATCTTCCTCCGTCTCCATTTGAGGCATTTTTCTTGAGTAATGCACTTACTCCCGAAGATATCAGTAATACACTGGCGGCTTTTGAAGAAACCATCGCAGAGATTACCGGTAATTCATGA
- the hemF gene encoding oxygen-dependent coproporphyrinogen oxidase: MNDQLKSIKLQFSQYVSDVQQHICDELEAVEGTQQFLIEDWDREGFGGGSTRIIADGEVIEKGGVNVSAVGGPLPEAMQKKFEVPESEFFATGVSLVIHPRNPFAPTVHANYRYFELFDKETGELKDQWFGGGADLTPYYLFPEDAKHFHKVHKEACDRFDPEYYPTFKAECDAYFYNHHREEARGIGGLFFDYQRPNENRTAEYFFKFAKTCGFAFTDAYIPILKKRKDIEYTEEHRKWQEIRRGRYVEFNLIHDRGTLFGLKTKGRIESILMSLPPQVRWVYDHQPEPGSPEAKLVEHLKPIDWINY, encoded by the coding sequence ATGAATGATCAATTAAAATCCATAAAACTCCAATTCAGCCAATACGTCTCAGATGTTCAGCAACACATCTGTGATGAACTGGAAGCGGTTGAGGGAACCCAGCAATTCTTGATCGAGGATTGGGATCGGGAAGGGTTTGGCGGCGGAAGTACCCGCATTATAGCTGATGGGGAGGTAATCGAAAAAGGCGGTGTGAATGTATCAGCTGTTGGAGGACCGCTTCCGGAGGCTATGCAGAAGAAGTTTGAGGTACCTGAATCCGAGTTTTTTGCCACGGGTGTTTCCCTGGTGATTCATCCCCGAAATCCTTTTGCCCCCACCGTTCACGCCAATTACCGTTATTTTGAATTGTTTGATAAAGAAACCGGTGAGTTGAAAGATCAATGGTTTGGCGGCGGAGCAGATTTAACGCCTTATTATCTTTTTCCTGAAGATGCGAAGCACTTTCATAAAGTGCATAAAGAAGCTTGTGACCGATTTGATCCGGAATATTATCCCACATTTAAAGCGGAATGCGATGCGTATTTCTACAATCATCACCGGGAAGAAGCGCGCGGAATCGGCGGGTTATTTTTTGATTATCAGCGACCGAATGAGAATCGCACTGCTGAATATTTTTTTAAGTTTGCCAAAACGTGTGGATTTGCCTTTACCGATGCTTATATCCCGATTCTGAAAAAAAGAAAAGATATTGAGTATACGGAAGAACACCGCAAGTGGCAGGAAATACGCCGCGGCCGATATGTAGAATTTAATTTGATTCACGATCGTGGTACCTTATTTGGGTTGAAGACCAAAGGGCGGATAGAATCCATTTTAATGAGCCTGCCCCCGCAAGTCCGGTGGGTATACGACCATCAACCCGAGCCCGGTAGTCCCGAAGCCAAATTGGTGGAACACCTAAAGCCAATTGATTGGATTAATTACTAA
- a CDS encoding aminopeptidase — protein MISEHDQQLASLILEHSTEVQKGQNVMVQLIGLNGIDLLRALVEQIREKDAHPFIKIEDAETQRILVESGNEEFWKNQANVDQLPLMKQMDAFIGIRASQNIYENSQAGKEANKAYSEHFLHPVHFEERVNNTNWCIMRYPSAAFAMNAKMPTRAFTEFYYKACLVDYGRLEEAMKPLEKRLRATDEIHLKGEGTDIKFSVKGQNWVPCFGKRNIPDGELFTSPVLDSVNGVISYAPSVYQGKPFEYVKLEVEKGVVVDFDSSNNEALKDILDTDEGARRFGEFSFGLNPVIENPMYDILFDEKIYGSNHLTLGKDYEVAPNGNSSNIHWDLVCIGADVYLDGELVREGRNFVRDDLKGLNPKELL, from the coding sequence ATGATTTCAGAACACGATCAACAACTGGCAAGTCTCATCCTGGAACACAGCACTGAAGTTCAAAAAGGCCAAAATGTGATGGTCCAGCTGATTGGACTCAATGGCATCGATTTACTTCGTGCATTGGTTGAACAAATAAGAGAAAAAGACGCCCACCCCTTTATCAAAATAGAAGATGCTGAAACTCAGCGAATTTTAGTGGAAAGCGGAAATGAAGAATTCTGGAAAAATCAGGCAAATGTAGATCAGCTTCCCCTCATGAAGCAGATGGACGCTTTTATCGGGATCCGAGCCTCGCAAAATATCTACGAAAACTCCCAGGCCGGTAAAGAAGCCAACAAAGCCTATTCTGAGCATTTTTTACATCCGGTACATTTTGAAGAGCGTGTTAATAACACCAATTGGTGCATCATGCGGTACCCTTCTGCAGCTTTTGCCATGAATGCCAAGATGCCGACCCGTGCCTTTACTGAGTTTTATTACAAAGCTTGTCTGGTAGATTATGGCCGTTTGGAAGAGGCCATGAAGCCCCTTGAAAAAAGATTACGGGCTACTGATGAAATCCACTTAAAAGGCGAAGGAACGGATATCAAGTTTTCCGTGAAAGGACAAAACTGGGTGCCCTGCTTTGGAAAGCGCAACATTCCTGACGGTGAATTATTTACCTCTCCTGTATTGGATTCAGTAAACGGTGTAATTTCTTACGCTCCTTCCGTATATCAAGGAAAACCTTTTGAATATGTAAAACTGGAAGTTGAAAAAGGTGTGGTAGTTGATTTTGATTCATCTAACAACGAAGCTTTGAAAGACATTCTGGATACAGATGAAGGTGCCCGCCGGTTTGGTGAGTTCAGTTTTGGACTTAACCCGGTCATCGAAAACCCTATGTATGATATCTTGTTTGATGAGAAAATCTACGGTTCCAATCACCTTACATTAGGCAAGGATTATGAAGTAGCTCCCAATGGAAATTCAAGTAACATTCACTGGGACTTGGTATGTATTGGTGCAGATGTCTACCTGGACGGGGAACTTGTAAGAGAAGGGCGTAATTTTGTCAGAGATGATTTAAAAGGGTTGAATCCAAAAGAACTGCTTTAG
- a CDS encoding purine-nucleoside phosphorylase — protein sequence MSLPDYITDIKDFLTDHGFPEQMEAAVILGSGLGSFGDKIENSDSIPYADIPSFPQSTVEGHSGSLIYGEIAGKPILAFSGRFHHYEGHDFAKTVLPVQLARAFNVEKLIISNAAGGINFRYRVGDLMIIDSIIKQYVMISEPAQHTWDSSFEEYAREVKQIARNLSIETHLGTYLYVKGPHYESKAEIRAFRRMGGDAVGMSTAPELIEAAKLGVKTAAISLITNAAAGVTGAKLDHAEVKEAADQKKEVFAKLVEGLIKDF from the coding sequence ATGTCCCTGCCTGATTACATCACCGACATAAAAGATTTTTTAACCGATCACGGTTTTCCTGAACAAATGGAAGCAGCGGTTATCTTAGGATCCGGCTTGGGAAGCTTCGGTGATAAAATTGAAAACTCAGATTCCATTCCGTATGCTGATATTCCTTCTTTTCCTCAATCTACGGTAGAAGGCCACTCAGGGTCACTTATTTACGGTGAAATTGCCGGGAAACCCATACTCGCTTTCTCGGGGCGATTCCATCATTATGAGGGACATGATTTTGCAAAAACTGTGCTTCCCGTTCAGCTTGCCAGAGCTTTTAACGTGGAGAAGCTAATCATTTCCAATGCCGCCGGTGGCATTAATTTCCGTTACCGGGTGGGAGATTTGATGATCATTGACAGTATCATTAAGCAATATGTGATGATTTCCGAGCCGGCTCAACATACCTGGGATTCCAGTTTTGAAGAGTACGCCCGGGAAGTCAAACAAATAGCCCGTAATTTAAGCATAGAGACACACCTGGGAACCTATCTGTATGTGAAAGGCCCACATTATGAAAGCAAGGCCGAAATTCGTGCATTCCGAAGAATGGGCGGTGATGCCGTTGGAATGAGCACCGCACCCGAACTTATCGAGGCTGCAAAACTCGGTGTTAAAACCGCTGCTATCTCGCTTATCACCAATGCCGCGGCCGGAGTTACCGGTGCTAAATTAGACCATGCAGAAGTGAAGGAGGCCGCCGATCAGAAAAAAGAAGTTTTTGCGAAGCTGGTTGAGGGACTTATCAAAGATTTTTGA
- a CDS encoding acyl-CoA carboxylase subunit beta, translating to MASNPKVERLQKLREEALKGGGKARIEKQHEKGKLTARERIDLLLDKDSFEEIDKFVTHRSTAFGLDKQQFLGDGVVTGMGKIHGRPVYVFSQDFTVFGGSLSETHAEKICKVMDLALKNGVPIIGLNDSGGARIQEGVSSLGGYAEVFWRNSMASGVVPQISAVMGPCAGGAVYSPALTDFIFMVENTSYMFVTGPNVVKTVTHEEVTSEELGGASTHSTKSGVSHFSSANDAVCLNDIRELMKYVPQNCEEKVPMVESKEPDSAKAKALEDLVPLNPNKPYDIHDVIGGVMDKDSFYEVHKDYADNIVVGFARLGGRSVGVVANQPLSLAGVLDIDASLKGARFVRFCDAFNIPLVVFEDVPGFLPGTDQEWNGIIKHGAKLLYAFCEATVPKMTVITRKAYGGAYDVMNSKHIRADYNVAWPTAEIAVMGTKGAVEIIFRKEIAKADDPEAKQKELEDEYSENFAHPYLAAGRGFIDDVILPSETREKLIKQMEVLQNKVDAVPKKKHDNLPL from the coding sequence ATGGCATCCAATCCAAAAGTAGAACGACTCCAAAAATTAAGAGAAGAAGCACTTAAAGGCGGGGGAAAAGCCCGAATTGAAAAACAACACGAAAAGGGCAAATTAACCGCGCGAGAACGCATCGACCTGTTGTTGGACAAAGATTCTTTTGAGGAAATTGATAAGTTTGTAACACATCGCAGTACGGCTTTTGGCTTGGATAAACAGCAATTTTTAGGAGATGGGGTTGTGACCGGGATGGGTAAAATCCACGGCCGGCCTGTTTATGTCTTCAGCCAGGATTTTACAGTGTTTGGCGGTTCCCTTTCTGAAACACATGCGGAGAAAATCTGCAAGGTGATGGATTTAGCACTTAAAAACGGTGTACCCATTATTGGGCTAAATGATTCCGGCGGAGCTCGTATTCAGGAAGGCGTGTCTTCCCTGGGGGGCTATGCAGAAGTTTTTTGGAGAAACAGCATGGCTTCCGGGGTTGTTCCTCAAATTTCAGCGGTGATGGGGCCCTGTGCCGGCGGAGCTGTTTACAGTCCTGCCCTTACCGATTTTATTTTTATGGTTGAAAATACCAGCTACATGTTTGTAACCGGCCCGAATGTGGTGAAGACCGTTACGCATGAAGAAGTGACTTCCGAAGAATTAGGGGGCGCTTCAACACACAGCACAAAATCGGGTGTCTCTCATTTTTCAAGTGCCAATGACGCGGTTTGCCTGAATGACATTCGTGAATTGATGAAGTACGTTCCCCAAAATTGCGAGGAAAAAGTACCGATGGTGGAATCCAAAGAACCGGATTCAGCCAAGGCTAAAGCACTTGAGGATTTGGTGCCTTTAAATCCGAACAAACCCTATGATATCCATGATGTGATTGGGGGAGTTATGGATAAAGACTCGTTCTACGAAGTACACAAAGACTATGCGGATAACATCGTAGTGGGCTTTGCCAGGCTGGGCGGAAGAAGCGTGGGCGTGGTAGCCAATCAGCCTCTGTCACTGGCGGGCGTATTGGATATTGATGCTTCCCTGAAAGGTGCGCGCTTTGTACGTTTTTGTGATGCATTTAATATTCCACTGGTTGTTTTTGAAGACGTACCCGGATTTTTGCCCGGTACCGATCAGGAATGGAACGGTATCATTAAACACGGAGCGAAGCTGCTGTATGCTTTTTGCGAAGCTACCGTCCCTAAGATGACGGTTATCACACGGAAAGCCTACGGAGGAGCCTACGACGTAATGAACTCCAAACACATCCGTGCTGACTATAACGTGGCCTGGCCAACAGCAGAGATTGCCGTAATGGGAACCAAAGGAGCAGTAGAAATTATTTTCCGCAAAGAAATTGCTAAAGCTGACGACCCCGAAGCCAAGCAAAAAGAGCTGGAAGATGAGTACAGCGAAAACTTTGCGCATCCATATCTTGCAGCCGGACGCGGATTCATCGATGATGTGATCCTGCCATCCGAAACCCGCGAGAAACTAATCAAACAGATGGAAGTTTTACAAAATAAAGTAGATGCCGTACCGAAGAAAAAGCACGACAACCTGCCGCTCTGA
- a CDS encoding response regulator transcription factor, translated as MRNSIWIFGAALGLAALILKGIEIYYTVNLLPTGIYIGILAILIAGLGFWVGKKLISASSQKADQRPFKINEQAAESLGLSMRELDVLDQLGKGHSDQEIADKLFISVNTVKKHISSIYKKLNVSRRSMAVKKARSLKLIQ; from the coding sequence ATGCGTAATTCAATTTGGATTTTTGGCGCTGCACTCGGCCTTGCCGCCCTGATTCTAAAAGGTATCGAAATTTATTATACCGTCAATCTGTTGCCAACCGGAATCTATATTGGCATTCTTGCGATCTTGATTGCTGGATTAGGGTTTTGGGTGGGGAAAAAGCTCATTTCAGCTTCATCTCAAAAAGCTGACCAAAGGCCATTCAAAATTAATGAGCAGGCCGCAGAGTCATTAGGCCTAAGTATGCGGGAACTCGATGTACTTGATCAACTGGGTAAAGGGCATTCCGATCAGGAGATTGCAGACAAGTTGTTCATTTCCGTCAATACGGTAAAAAAACACATTTCCAGTATCTATAAAAAACTAAATGTGAGCAGAAGAAGTATGGCCGTCAAGAAGGCCCGTTCGCTTAAGCTGATTCAGTAA